From a single Nicotiana tomentosiformis chromosome 2, ASM39032v3, whole genome shotgun sequence genomic region:
- the LOC138906845 gene encoding uncharacterized protein has product MSSNVVGVRQQIMGEAHHSCYSIHAGATKMYHNIMGIYWWDGMKKDIAEFVDQCPNYQHVKIEHQKPDGIEVFSLQLISGGLSKKDWGPSIQMAPYKTLYIRKCRSPIGWFEVGETKLVGRELVHHVVEKIKLIWERLLATQSHHKSYVDNRQRDLEFQVDDWIFLKVSPMKGVMKFGKKEKLIPRYIGPYKIIHRVGQVAYVLDLPSKLESVHPVFHVSMIRRCIEDTSKVIPVDDVQVTEQLLNGEVHIAILDKHVRRLRTKDVASVKVLWIDNNVEDMTWEAEEEMKTRYTHFFPLPEEDQTETSQPLGTYMVLDSYVSYCYWSCEAIGVIDSCGPVWLCIVGFTV; this is encoded by the exons atgtctTCTAATGTGGTAGGGGTGCGTCAGCAgattatgggagaagctcaccaTTCTTGTTATTCTATTCATGcaggagcgacgaagatgtatcataatATCatgggaatatactggtgggacggaatgaagaaggatatagcagagtttgttgatCAGTGCCCTAATTATCAGCATGTTAaaattgagcatcagaaacccgatgGA atagaggtgttTAGTTTACAGTTAATTTCTGGCGGTCtatccaaaaaggattggggacccag cattcagatggctccatacaaaACTCTTTACAtacggaagtgtaggtcacctatcggatggttcgaggttggggaaactaagttagtaggacgaGAGTTGGTACACCAtgtagttgagaagattaagcttatatgggaaaggctattagcaactCAAAGTCATCACAAGTCCTATGTAGATAATCGacaacgagacttggagtttcaggtagatgactggatattcctaaaggtatcaccgatgaaaggcgttatgaaaTTCGGTAAGAAAGAAAAGCTtatccctcggtacattggaccttataagattatacacagagtaggccaagtagcatatgtgttagacttgccttccaagtTGGAGTCcgtacatccagtatttcatgtgtctatgattCGTAGGTGTATTGAAGATACCTCTAAAGTCATTCcggttgacgatgttcaggttacaGAGCAACTATTAAATGGAGAAGTTCAtattgctatactagataaacATGTTcggagattaagaactaaggatgtagcttcggttaaagtactttggattgacaataatgtggaggatatgacttgggaagctgaagaagaaatgaagactaggtataCTCACTTTTTTCCACTTCcggaggaggatcagactgaaacatcacaacctttaggtacgtatatggtacttgattcttatgttagttattgttattggtcgtgtgaggccattggtgttattgatagtTGTGGtcctgtgtggctttgtattgttgggtttactgtgtga
- the LOC104085311 gene encoding SNW/SKI-interacting protein A-like codes for MAALKDLLPPAKSTSSTHYDHTNDPWFKNRYTASEAEKTAVIKANPVPPYLKRAGFRPSKLEDFGDGGAFPEIHYAQYPLDMGRKKDWKPGGKTLPVTVDEHGDVRYDAIVRQNENSKKIVYSQHKDLIPKFVKDEDDEDMDVEEKQKIIEETTQETKAALEKIVNVRLSAAQPKNVPTQSQDSKFIKYKPSQQSAAFNSGAKERIIRMVEMPVDPMEPPKFKHKRVPKASGSPPVPVMHSPPRPVTVKDQQDWKIPPCISNWKNPKGYTIPLDKRLAADGRGLQEVQINDNFAKLSEALYVAEQKAREAVAMRSKVQKEMMMKEKEKKEMELRELARKARSERTGVAPPAAERGTMNDDDMSVDYERARDFPKESREDREERLRREKIREERRRERERERRLEAKDAAMGKKSKITRDRDRDVSEKVALGMASTGTSRGEVMYDQRLFNQEKGMDSGFATDDAYNVYDKGLFTAQPTLSTLYRPKKDADSEMYGGADEQLEKIMKTERFKPDKAFAGTSERAAPRDGPVQFEEEVEEADPFGLDQFLTEVKKGKKAMASVGSGGTMKASAGTTRDGYETSSRTRIAFDKGR; via the coding sequence ATGGCAGCTCtaaaggacctgcttccaccagCAAAATCTACTAGCAGTACACACTATGATCATACAAATGACCCGTGGTTCAAGAACAGATATACTGCAAGTGAGGCAGAGAAGACAGCAGTCATCAAGGCAAATCCTGTTCCTCCTTATCTGAAAAGAGCTGGCTTTAGGCCATCTAAGCTCGAGGATTTTGGGGATGGAGGTGCATTCCCCGAAATTCACTATGCTCAGTATCCACTGGATATGGGCAGAAAGAAGGATTGGAAACCTGGGGGGAAGACCTTGCCTGTTACGGTGGATGAGCATGGTGATGTGAGGTATGATGCGATTGTGAGGCAGaatgaaaattcaaaaaaaattgtTTATTCTCAGCATAAGGATCTTATCCCGAAGTTTGTGAAGGATGAGGATGACGAAGACATGGATGTGGAAGAGAAGCAGAAAATAATTGAGGAGACCACCCAGGAGACCAAGGCTGCTCTTGAGAAGATTGTAAATGTTCGGTTGAGTGCTGCACAGCCCAAAAATGTTCCTACGCAATCTCAAGACTCCAAGTTTATTAAGTACAAGCCCTCCCAGCAGTCGGCAGCATTTAACTCAGGTGCAAAAGAGAGGATTATTAGGATGGTGGAGATGCCTGTGGACCCTATGGAGCCACCAAAATTCAAACACAAAAGGGTTCCAAAGGCCTCTGGTTCTCCACCTGTGCCAGTAATGCATTCTCCACCTCGTCCTGTTACAGTGAAGGACCAGCAGGATTGGAAGATACCTCCGTGTATATCAAACTGGAAGAACCCCAAAGGTTATACAATTCCTCTTGATAAGCGTCTGGCTGCTGATGGTAGGGGACTTCAGGAGGTGCAGATCAATGACAACTTTGCAAAACTATCAGAGGCTCTATATGTAGCAGAGCAGAAGGCCAGAGAAGCCGTTGCAATGAGGTCAAAAGTCCAGAAAGAGATGATGATGAAAGAGAAGGAAAAGAAGGAGATGGAACTTCGTGAGTTGGCCCGCAAGGCAAGATCTGAGAGAACTGGTGTGGCACCTCCAGCAGCTGAGAGGGGAACCATGAATGATGATGATATGAGTGTGGATTATGAGCGTGCAAGAGATTTTCCTAAAGAGTCAAGGGAAGATAGGGAGGAGCGATTACGGAGGGAGAAGATACGGGAGGAGCGGCGTcgagagagggagagggagagaaGGTTGGAGGCCAAAGATGCTGCAATGGGTAAGAAGAGCAAGATTACCAGAGACAGAGACCGTGATGTCAGTGAAAAAGTGGCTCTGGGGATGGCCTCTACTGGCACATCAAGAGGGGAGGTTATGTACGATCAGAGATTATTCAACCAAGAGAAAGGGATGGATTCTGGATTTGCCACTGATGACGCTTACAACGTCTATGATAAGGGCCTGTTTACTGCTCAGCCTACACTTTCTACTCTATACAGACCGAAGAAGGATGCTGATTCTGAAATGTACGGAGGTGCAGATGAGCAGCTGGAGAAGATAATGAAAACAGAACGCTTTAAACCTGACAAGGCATTTGCAGGAACATCGGAGAGAGCTGCTCCAAGAGATGGACCTGTACAATTCGAGGAGGAGGTTGAGGAAGCTGATCCATTTGGTTTGGATCAGTTCTTGACAGAGGTTAAGAAGGGTAAGAAAGCAATGGCGAGTGTTGGTAGTGGAGGAACTATGAAGGCTAGTGCTGGTACCACACGAGATGGCTATGAAACATCTAGCAGAACTCGTATTGCTTTTGACAAGGGGCGTTAA
- the LOC138906846 gene encoding uncharacterized protein, which translates to MLEEYLRQFATGPQTHWVKLLDAAQLCFNSQKCAHTNKSAFEIVTGQQPLLPHNVNAPTIPSSHRAASFSTEWEHTLKIVRSYLVRAQDRATRHAERNLHFAQHQAGDKVMVRTPRRNLFAKRTQDPRLLPNLIGPFSIERRIGKSSYQLNTPSWWKIHPVFHVIRLEPVQKCMEDHSERHLTAPRGTDLPAVKSLTNHHHPAVTSNKEDVLQEHEDRAVTIFVMQRAITWQIVQNETPADYRTLCIVDAVSNGPQPVLPAT; encoded by the exons atgctggaggaatatctccgccaatttgcTACCGGGCCACAAActcattgggtgaagcttctggatgctgctcagctgtgtttcaattcccaaaagtgcgcccatacaaacaaaagcgcttttgaaattgttaccggacagcaaccgcttcTCCCACATAATGTGAATGCACCAACCATAccatcatctcatcgagctgccagtttctccACAGAATGGGAACATactttgaagatagtgcggagctatcttgtcaggGCCCAAGACAGGGCAACGAGGCATGCCGAACGAAACCTTcactttgcccaacatcaagcaggggacaaagtgatggtaagaaccccgaggcggaacttatttgcaaagaggacccaagatcctcgcctattgccAAACCTCATCGGGCCTTtctccattgaaaggcgcatcgggaaatcctcataccagctgaacacaccatcctggtggaaaatccatccagtcttccatgtcatCCGCCTCGAGCCAGTTCAGAAATGCATGGAAGATCACTCAGAAAGACATCTCACAGcaccgaggggaacagacctcccagccgtcaagagcctgaccaatcatcatcatcctgcag TAACGAGTAACAAAGAAGATGTGTTACAAGAGCATGAAGACAGAGCAGTTACTATTTTTGTCATGCAAAGAGCAATTACTTGGCAAATAGTACAGAATGAAACACCAGCAGATTATCGCACACTATGCATAGTAGATGCAGTCAGCAATGGTCCACAGCCAGTACTTCCTGCTACCTGA